One region of Solanum pennellii chromosome 6, SPENNV200 genomic DNA includes:
- the LOC107023112 gene encoding adenylate kinase, chloroplastic-like, producing MASCCSLSFSTVSSKPNKPYSSPISSSLQLPFTSQLPFSKKYSLYSNHTLLQTQCRKTKSPDCPSFLVVGSAKKQEPLRVMISGAPASGKGTQCELITKKYDLVHIAAGDLLRAEIAAGTENGRRAKEYMDKGQLVPNEIVVTMVKERLMRPDSQEKGWLLDGYPRSLSQAVALKEFQPDLFILLEVPEEILVERVVGRRLDPVTGRIYHLKYSPPETDEIAARLTQRFDDTEEKVKLRLLTHRQNVESVLSMYKDTIFQVDGSVSKEEVFAQIDGALTQLLEAKE from the exons ATGGCTTCGTGCTGTTCATTGAGCTTCTCAACAGTCTCTTCAAAGCCTAACAAGCCTTACTCATCCccaatttcttcttctcttcagCTCCCCTTTACTTCCCAGTTgccattttctaaaaaatattcacTTTATTCCAATCATACCCTTCTCCAAACTCAATGCCGGAAAACCAAATCACCGGATTGTCCCAGTTTCTTG gttgtgGGGTCTGCGAAAAAGCAAGAACCTTTGAGGGTAATGATATCGGGAGCTCCTGCTTCTGGTAAAGGAACGCAATGCGAGCTCATTACCAAGAAG TACGATTTGGTGCATATTGCTGCTGGAGATTTATTGAGGGCTGAAATTGCTGCAGGCACTGAAAATGGGAGGAGAGCAAAGGAGTATATGGATAAAGGACAATTGGTACCAAACGAGATAGTTGTAACG ATGGTCAAAGAGCGGTTGATGCGTCCAGACTCTCAAGAAAAGGGTTGGCTTTTAGATGGATATCCTCGGAGCTTGTCTCAAGCAGTAGCTCTCAAAGAGTTCCAGCCAGACCTTTTCATTCTTTTGGAA GTACCTGAAGAGATACTTGTTGAGAGAGTGGTTGGCCGTAGACTAGATCCTGTAACTGGGAGAATATACCATTTGAAGTATTCTCCGCCAGAGACCGATGAAATCGCTGCAAGGCTTACCCAGCGCTTTGATGATACAGAAGAAAAG GTGAAGCTGCGTCTGCTCACTCACCGTCAAAATGTGGAATCAGTTCTCTCAATGTACAAAGATACTATTTTCCAG GTGGACGGGAGCGTTTCCAAAGAGGAGGTATTTGCTCAAATTGATGGTGCATTAACTCAACTTCTTGAAGCAAAGGAGTGA
- the LOC107022542 gene encoding protein phosphatase 1 regulatory subunit INH3 has translation MATRTREIAQPATGTSTVTLTLGNPSESAPSSSSSQQQQPIETLTLKLKPKRRVSWKAGTVDNEFLNKKSSKKCCIFHKEKPFDEDDSDDDDADDKENDPSKSHHHGDHCCSKQDHGGEASTSFSEDH, from the coding sequence ATGGCCACAAGGACGAGGGAAATTGCACAGCCGGCGACCGGGACATCGACGGTAACCCTAACCCTAGGAAACCCATCGGAATCtgcaccatcatcatcatcgtcacaACAGCAGCAACCAATCGAAACCCTAACTTTGAAATTGAAGCCAAAGAGGAGAGTATCGTGGAAAGCAGGGACTGTGGACAACGAGTTCCTCAACAAGAAGAGTTCCAAGAAATGTTGCATTTTCCACAAAGAAAAGCCTTTTGATGAAGACGATAGCGATGATGATGATGCCGATGACAAAGAAAATGACCCATCAAAGAGTCATCATCATGGGGATCATTGCTGTTCTAAACAGGATCATGGAGGAGAAGCTAGTACGAGTTTTTCTGAAGATCACTGA